The proteins below are encoded in one region of Engystomops pustulosus chromosome 8, aEngPut4.maternal, whole genome shotgun sequence:
- the LOC140076116 gene encoding olfactory receptor 2T1-like, whose product MEQNISAKDLRISPFFYKSPYTGLVITIFTLIYLLGVFMNVLIITVVYINDHLHTPMYLFVCNLSIVDMFYITVFIPKILDILYRSNTVTFMQCFSQMYFYVVSASSEVTMLLLMAYDRYVAICNPLSYHSVLSTRVCVLLLVGLWATAFTNGLIIAFPASSMSFCQLNTINQIYCDAYTVAAIACAGVEVFYLVLYIELPLFGLVTFVCSLTSYIKIIGIILQIKSRDGKGKAFSTCSSHLVVLSLYYTTGMSVYMIPPSKYSDVLKQMCTILYATITPVLNPFVYSLRNKDMTNAILILFGVNSKVRRNC is encoded by the coding sequence ATGGAGCAAAACATATCAGCAAAAGACCTTAGGATCTCCCCGTTTTTCTATAAATCTCCGTACACGGGCTTAGTGATAACCATATTTACTCTGATCTATTTACTTGGTGTTTTCATGAACGTGCTCATCATCACCGTGGTGTACATCAACGATcacctccacactcccatgtatttgtttgtCTGTAACTTGTCTATCGTTGACATGTTTTATATTACGGTCTTCATTCCGAAAATATTGGACATCCTATACAGGAGTAACACTGTAACTTTTATGCAGTGCTTTTCACAGATGTATTTTTACGTTGTATCTGCCAGTTCCGAGGTCACAATGTTACTTCTGATGGCCTATGACCGATACGTTGCTATCTGTAATCCACTGAGTTATCACAGCGTCTTGAGCACTAGagtctgtgtcctgctcctgGTCGGACTGTGGGCTACTGCTTTTACGAATGGTTTGATTATTGCATTTCCAGCCTCGTCAATGTCTTTCTGTCAGTTGAATACCATCAACCAAATCTACTGTGATGCATACACCGTGGCTGCCATTGCTTGCGCTGGCGTGGAGGTCTTCTACCTTGTGCTATACATAGAATTACCTCTATTTGGCCTTGTTACCTTTGTATGTAGTTTGACTTCATACATAAAAATTATCGGTATCATTTTACAGATTAAATCAAGAGATGGAAAAggcaaagccttctccacctgctcctctcATCTGGTTGTCCTATCCCTCTACTATACAACAGGTATGTCGGTCTATATGATACCACCATCAAAGTACTCCGATGTCCTCAAGCAGATGTGCACTATTCTCTATGCCACCATCACTCCAGTACTGAACCCTTTTGTATACAGTCTACGCAATAAAGACATGACAAATGCTAttcttatattatttggggtaaacTCAAAAGTCAGGAGGAATTGCTAA